From a region of the Triticum aestivum cultivar Chinese Spring chromosome 7D, IWGSC CS RefSeq v2.1, whole genome shotgun sequence genome:
- the LOC123166116 gene encoding 26S proteasome non-ATPase regulatory subunit 2 homolog A isoform X1 translates to MKGDDLSEEDRELKARLEDCVERAQSRDPRKRVEAIDTLRKEIRAATSSMTSVPKPLKFLRAHYGTLKACFQRMRDPAQKKHMADILSVLALTASAEGERESLKYCMMGSLVDICSWGHVYVRNLAFEIGKEWKDNGSSTPIESKIELVLEIVKFHMKHNAETEALDLLMEVGYLEMLFDEKYEEYLARLFCLVDSTNYKRACLYLTTSSKYLLTPDREAYEATLYIAFGMYGKFRDLASALRIVLLVNDDKCCDQSVKIVFAETEDFSLKQQLAFMIARYGLSMEVDDEMVADENEKNALQEIVNNTKLSEQYHMLAWDIGVMEPKSPEDIYKVHLIGSQGAKSSSLDSARQNLAATFVNAFVNAGYCQDKLMTAISDSSENLLFEKNELGKASAVASLGMIHLWDHDSGFAILDKYLQSDDTHVVAGALLGIGIVSCGVKNDYDPALALISGYSTSAASITRIGAILGLGIAYAGSRKDKLKSLFLITLSDSQAPLVDLVFSAISLGLVFVGSCNEEIAQSIISVLKNLIKAELAEPIIRLLPVSIGLLYLGKQEGPKANVVKVSETFDEIMKEVSKTFDKIMKDYWDVTLMSLAYAGTGNVLKVQELLSICSKKEGGSHQGPAVLGIALIAMAEELGVEMAVRSLEQLFKYGDYNIRRAVPLALGMLYISNPKVDVVDTLSRLSNDADGQVMMAATISLGLIGAGTNNARIAELLRKLSSQEHGVYLFCVRIAQGLVHLGKGLLTLAPYHSDRLLLSPVALAGLVTVLHACLNMQPTILGEYPYMLYILALAMQPRMLLTLDEDLKPLPVPVHVGQAVDVVSQAGSPRTITGFQTHNTPVLLAAGERAELATEKYIPLTPILEGFVILRKNPEHHED, encoded by the exons ATGAAGGGGGACGATCTG TCGGAGGAGGACCGCGAGCTCAAGGCGCGTCTCGAGGATTGCGTGGAGCGGGCGCAGAGCCGCGACCCCCGCAAACGGGTAGAAGCCATCGACACCCTGAG GAAAGAGATTCGTGCGGCGACAAGCTCAATGACGTCTGTCCCGAAACCACTCAAATTCCTCCGTGCACACTACGGAACTCTCAAGGCTTGTTTTCAGAGAATGCGGGATCCTGCACAGAAG AAACATATGGCTGACATTCTGTCAGTATTGGCCTTGACAGCGTCTGCTGAAGGAGAAAGG gaaagcctcaaGTACTGTATGATGGGCTCTTTAGTTGATATATGTTCATGGGGTCATGTATACGTGAG AAACTTGGCTTTTGAAATTGGAAAAGAGTGGAAG GACAATGGCTCATCAACGCCAATTGAATCCAAGATAGAACTAGTGCTAGAAATTGTCAAATTTCACATGAAG CATAATGCTGAAACTGAAGCTCTGGATCTTTTGATGGAG GTTGGATACCTTGAGATGCTTTTCGACGAAAAATATGAAGAGTACCTTGCAAGGCTATTTTGTCTTGTTGACTCTACCAACTACAAAAGGGCATGCTTGTATTTGACTACTTCTTCTAA ATACCTTTTGACTCCTGACCGTGAGGCCTATGAGGCCACACTTTACATTGCCTTTGGCATGTATGGGAAGTTTAGGGATCTTGCAAGTGCTTTGCGGATTGTGCTTTTGGTCAACGACGACAAG TGTTGTGATCAGAGTGTGAAGATTGTATTTGCAGAAACTGAAGATTTCTCCCTGAAGCAGCAACTCGCATTTATGATAGCACGCTAT GGTTTAAGCATGGAGGTTGATGATGAGATGGTTGCAGATGAAAATGAGAAGAATGCTTTGCAGGAAATAGTTAATAACACCAAACTGAGTGAGCAGTACCATATGCTTGCGTGGGATATTGGTGTCATGGAGCCAAAATCTCCAGAGGACATATATAAG GTTCATCTGATTGGCAGTCAAGGTGCCAAAAGCTCCAGCCTTGATTCTGCAAGACAAAATTTGGCCGCAACTTTTGTCAATGCATTTGTGAATGCTGGTTATTGCCAG GACAAACTCATGACTGCAATTTCAGATTCTTCTGAAAATTTGCTATTCGAGAAGAACGAACTTGGGAAAGCCAGTGCAGTAGCTAGTCTG GGAATGATACATCTATGGGATCATGATTCAGGATTTGCCATACTTGACAAGTACCTGCAGAGCGATGATACTCATGTTGTTGCAGGGGCTTTGTTAGGTATAGGAATTGTCTCTTGTGGTGTGAAGAATGACTATGATCCT GCACTTGCTCTTATTTCTGGGTATAGCACGAGTGCAGCATCAATTACACGTATCGGTGCAATCTTGGGCCTTGGTATTGCTTATGCTGGGTCCCGGAAAGACAAG CTTAAATCGTTGTTCTTAATTACTTTGAGTGACTCCCAAGCACCTTTGGTGGACTTAGTGTTCTCTGCCATCTCCTTGGGATTGGTGTTTGTTGGTTCCTGCAACGAAGAGATTGCACAGTCAATCATATCTGTCTTGAAAAATCTTATTAAAGCAGAGCTTGCAGAGCCCATTATTCGTCTGCTTCCAGtttccattggccttctatatctTGGAAAACAG GAGGGGCCGAAGGCTAACGTTGTTAAGGTTTCTGAAACATTTGATGAAATAATGAAGGAGGTTTCTAAAACATTTGATAAAATAATGAAGGACTATTGGGATGTAACTCTTATGTCTTTGGCATATGCTGGGACAGGGAATGTGCTTAAG GTTCAGGAGCTCCTTAGTATCTGCTCAAAAAAGGAAGGTGGAAGTCACCAAGGGCCAGCAGTACTTGGAATTGCTCTTATTGCCATGGCTGAAGAATTAGGAGTTGAAATGGCTGTACGGTCCCTTGAGCAACTTTTTAAGTATGGTGATTATAATATTAGAAGAGCGGTTCCTCTTGCCCTTGGCATGCTCTACATATCCAATCCAAAG GTAGACGTTGTGGACACACTGAGTAGACTGAGCAATGATGCGGACGGTCAAGTAATGATG GCTGCAACCATCTCACTTGGTTTGATAGGTGCTGGTACAAACAATGCACGTATAGCCGAGTTGCTTCGTAAGCTCTCAAGTCAGGAACATGGCGTTTACCTGTTTTGT GTGAGGATTGCCCAGGGTCTTGTTCACCTTGGGAAGGGCTTGCTGACACTTGCCCCATACCACTCTGACCGGCTACTTCTATCCCC CGTAGCGCTAGCTGGGCTAGTAACCGTTCTGCACGCATGCCTTAACATGCAACCCACCATCCTCGGAGAGTATCCCTACATGCTATACATCCTTGCCCTTGCTATGCAG CCTAGGATGTTACTGACTCtggatgaggatctcaagcccctCCCTGTGCCTGTTCATGTTGGCCAAGCGGTCGACGTGGTCAGTCAAGCGGGAAGTCCCAGGACCATCACTGGGTTCCAGACGCACAACACGCCTGTCCTGCTCGCTGCAGGGGAACGAGCTGAGCTAGCAACTGAAAA ATATATTCCGCTGACACCAATTCTTGAGGGCTTTGTGATCCTGAGGAAGAACCCAGAGCATCATGAAGATTGA
- the LOC123166116 gene encoding 26S proteasome non-ATPase regulatory subunit 2 homolog A isoform X2: MKHNAETEALDLLMEVGYLEMLFDEKYEEYLARLFCLVDSTNYKRACLYLTTSSKYLLTPDREAYEATLYIAFGMYGKFRDLASALRIVLLVNDDKCCDQSVKIVFAETEDFSLKQQLAFMIARYGLSMEVDDEMVADENEKNALQEIVNNTKLSEQYHMLAWDIGVMEPKSPEDIYKVHLIGSQGAKSSSLDSARQNLAATFVNAFVNAGYCQDKLMTAISDSSENLLFEKNELGKASAVASLGMIHLWDHDSGFAILDKYLQSDDTHVVAGALLGIGIVSCGVKNDYDPALALISGYSTSAASITRIGAILGLGIAYAGSRKDKLKSLFLITLSDSQAPLVDLVFSAISLGLVFVGSCNEEIAQSIISVLKNLIKAELAEPIIRLLPVSIGLLYLGKQEGPKANVVKVSETFDEIMKEVSKTFDKIMKDYWDVTLMSLAYAGTGNVLKVQELLSICSKKEGGSHQGPAVLGIALIAMAEELGVEMAVRSLEQLFKYGDYNIRRAVPLALGMLYISNPKVDVVDTLSRLSNDADGQVMMAATISLGLIGAGTNNARIAELLRKLSSQEHGVYLFCVRIAQGLVHLGKGLLTLAPYHSDRLLLSPVALAGLVTVLHACLNMQPTILGEYPYMLYILALAMQPRMLLTLDEDLKPLPVPVHVGQAVDVVSQAGSPRTITGFQTHNTPVLLAAGERAELATEKYIPLTPILEGFVILRKNPEHHED, encoded by the exons ATGAAG CATAATGCTGAAACTGAAGCTCTGGATCTTTTGATGGAG GTTGGATACCTTGAGATGCTTTTCGACGAAAAATATGAAGAGTACCTTGCAAGGCTATTTTGTCTTGTTGACTCTACCAACTACAAAAGGGCATGCTTGTATTTGACTACTTCTTCTAA ATACCTTTTGACTCCTGACCGTGAGGCCTATGAGGCCACACTTTACATTGCCTTTGGCATGTATGGGAAGTTTAGGGATCTTGCAAGTGCTTTGCGGATTGTGCTTTTGGTCAACGACGACAAG TGTTGTGATCAGAGTGTGAAGATTGTATTTGCAGAAACTGAAGATTTCTCCCTGAAGCAGCAACTCGCATTTATGATAGCACGCTAT GGTTTAAGCATGGAGGTTGATGATGAGATGGTTGCAGATGAAAATGAGAAGAATGCTTTGCAGGAAATAGTTAATAACACCAAACTGAGTGAGCAGTACCATATGCTTGCGTGGGATATTGGTGTCATGGAGCCAAAATCTCCAGAGGACATATATAAG GTTCATCTGATTGGCAGTCAAGGTGCCAAAAGCTCCAGCCTTGATTCTGCAAGACAAAATTTGGCCGCAACTTTTGTCAATGCATTTGTGAATGCTGGTTATTGCCAG GACAAACTCATGACTGCAATTTCAGATTCTTCTGAAAATTTGCTATTCGAGAAGAACGAACTTGGGAAAGCCAGTGCAGTAGCTAGTCTG GGAATGATACATCTATGGGATCATGATTCAGGATTTGCCATACTTGACAAGTACCTGCAGAGCGATGATACTCATGTTGTTGCAGGGGCTTTGTTAGGTATAGGAATTGTCTCTTGTGGTGTGAAGAATGACTATGATCCT GCACTTGCTCTTATTTCTGGGTATAGCACGAGTGCAGCATCAATTACACGTATCGGTGCAATCTTGGGCCTTGGTATTGCTTATGCTGGGTCCCGGAAAGACAAG CTTAAATCGTTGTTCTTAATTACTTTGAGTGACTCCCAAGCACCTTTGGTGGACTTAGTGTTCTCTGCCATCTCCTTGGGATTGGTGTTTGTTGGTTCCTGCAACGAAGAGATTGCACAGTCAATCATATCTGTCTTGAAAAATCTTATTAAAGCAGAGCTTGCAGAGCCCATTATTCGTCTGCTTCCAGtttccattggccttctatatctTGGAAAACAG GAGGGGCCGAAGGCTAACGTTGTTAAGGTTTCTGAAACATTTGATGAAATAATGAAGGAGGTTTCTAAAACATTTGATAAAATAATGAAGGACTATTGGGATGTAACTCTTATGTCTTTGGCATATGCTGGGACAGGGAATGTGCTTAAG GTTCAGGAGCTCCTTAGTATCTGCTCAAAAAAGGAAGGTGGAAGTCACCAAGGGCCAGCAGTACTTGGAATTGCTCTTATTGCCATGGCTGAAGAATTAGGAGTTGAAATGGCTGTACGGTCCCTTGAGCAACTTTTTAAGTATGGTGATTATAATATTAGAAGAGCGGTTCCTCTTGCCCTTGGCATGCTCTACATATCCAATCCAAAG GTAGACGTTGTGGACACACTGAGTAGACTGAGCAATGATGCGGACGGTCAAGTAATGATG GCTGCAACCATCTCACTTGGTTTGATAGGTGCTGGTACAAACAATGCACGTATAGCCGAGTTGCTTCGTAAGCTCTCAAGTCAGGAACATGGCGTTTACCTGTTTTGT GTGAGGATTGCCCAGGGTCTTGTTCACCTTGGGAAGGGCTTGCTGACACTTGCCCCATACCACTCTGACCGGCTACTTCTATCCCC CGTAGCGCTAGCTGGGCTAGTAACCGTTCTGCACGCATGCCTTAACATGCAACCCACCATCCTCGGAGAGTATCCCTACATGCTATACATCCTTGCCCTTGCTATGCAG CCTAGGATGTTACTGACTCtggatgaggatctcaagcccctCCCTGTGCCTGTTCATGTTGGCCAAGCGGTCGACGTGGTCAGTCAAGCGGGAAGTCCCAGGACCATCACTGGGTTCCAGACGCACAACACGCCTGTCCTGCTCGCTGCAGGGGAACGAGCTGAGCTAGCAACTGAAAA ATATATTCCGCTGACACCAATTCTTGAGGGCTTTGTGATCCTGAGGAAGAACCCAGAGCATCATGAAGATTGA
- the LOC123166117 gene encoding nuclear transport factor 2: MAAKAGNSVGGVLPHPHVIGNAFAQHYYKILNESPEDVHKFYHDESILGRKPNSDGTLTSITTMRDINKHFVSTYLKGCSMQIDNVDSQPSHEGGVLVLVSGSFTVPDAMKRRFTQSFFLAPQKGGYFVLNDVLRYIPVEPETPPVKVQVLPLIDYFWV, encoded by the exons ATGGCTGCGAAAGCTGGGAATTCTGTGGGTGGTGTTCTTCCCCATCCCCATGTG ATTGGAAATGCATTTGCCCAACACTACTACAAAATTCTGAATGAGTCACCAGAGGATGTCCATAAGTTCTATCATGATGAAAGTATTCTTGGTCGGAAGCCAAATTCTGATGGTACATTGACATCTATAACCACAATGCGT GATATCAATAAACACTTTGTATCTACATACCTCAAGGGATGTTCGATGCAGATAGACAATGTAGATTCTCAGCCATCCCACGAGGGCGGTGTGCTCGTTTTAGTTAGTGGGTCCTTCACTGTCCCTGATGCCATGAAGCGTAGATTTACTCAGTCGTTCTTCCTTGCTCCACAAAAAGGAGGCTATTTTGTTCTGAATGATGTGCTTAGATACATTCCGGTTGAGCCAG AAACACCACCTGTCAAGGTTCAAGTGCTTCCGTTGATAGATTATTTCTGGGTATGA